A stretch of Acetonema longum DSM 6540 DNA encodes these proteins:
- a CDS encoding peptidoglycan D,D-transpeptidase FtsI family protein codes for MAFHVNRIYHLVWIFLFSVILLIGRLFYLQILESDQLSISALKGRILEVPLAPPRGDILDRYGLSMTNIIPETRLIIFPAQLIDSPRVLADLIPIIGAKEVAIIARLAQNTGQPFSWRIPDDPAVIRQLQAKNIPGVVLTRINARYSNLASHVIGYMNAADNQGVSGIEQAYDHVLRGLQASYVAAMIDASQKPIPGLGFRKVGPAASADSGQVVLTLDRSIQSVVERVLDRHMEKGSVVILDPRSGEVLAMASRPNFRAEQLSEYLNLTAAPLINRAVMGYQPGSVFKLVIAAAALEEKVVQPNQMFFDAGYIDVNNIRFQGWDYEKGSRGQITFTQALAYSSNPVFIQVGLTLGAEKVITYAQKFGFGQSVGLAIKDEVGGNLPNPGQVYAGDLANLSIGQGMLEVTPIQVASLVATLINDGIKVQPRLVKKVVEPGGRLQEMPAARAGVRVVSARTASALREMMKAVTSYGTGVAAQVDRYGSAGKTGSAETGKTGVSGKSINHAWFAGYAPLNNPRYVAVVFIEEGMSGSDVAAPIFREIMENLLQ; via the coding sequence ATGGCATTTCATGTTAACCGTATTTATCATTTGGTCTGGATTTTTCTTTTCTCTGTAATATTGCTGATCGGACGATTATTTTATCTTCAGATTCTAGAGAGCGATCAGCTCAGCATCAGCGCCTTAAAAGGCCGCATACTAGAAGTGCCGCTTGCTCCGCCCCGGGGCGATATTCTGGACCGATACGGTCTGTCCATGACCAACATCATTCCAGAGACCCGGCTGATTATTTTTCCGGCTCAGTTGATTGATTCTCCCCGCGTACTAGCTGACTTAATCCCTATTATCGGCGCTAAAGAGGTTGCAATTATTGCTCGTTTGGCCCAGAATACCGGACAGCCTTTTTCCTGGAGAATTCCCGATGACCCGGCGGTGATCCGGCAATTGCAGGCAAAGAACATTCCGGGGGTCGTTCTGACCCGCATTAATGCCAGATATAGCAATTTGGCGTCCCATGTTATTGGTTATATGAATGCCGCAGACAATCAGGGAGTCAGCGGCATCGAGCAGGCTTATGATCATGTTCTGCGCGGTTTGCAGGCTTCCTATGTGGCGGCGATGATTGACGCCAGCCAAAAGCCCATACCCGGTCTTGGTTTCCGCAAAGTAGGGCCAGCGGCCAGCGCAGATTCCGGTCAGGTAGTACTCACCCTTGACCGGAGCATACAGTCAGTTGTGGAAAGGGTACTGGACCGGCACATGGAAAAAGGTTCAGTAGTGATTCTTGACCCTCGTTCCGGCGAAGTATTGGCCATGGCATCCCGTCCGAATTTTCGCGCCGAACAGTTAAGCGAATATTTAAATCTGACTGCCGCTCCTCTGATCAACCGGGCGGTTATGGGTTATCAGCCCGGTTCGGTATTTAAACTGGTGATTGCCGCCGCTGCCTTGGAAGAAAAAGTGGTTCAGCCCAATCAGATGTTTTTTGATGCCGGCTATATCGACGTAAATAATATTCGTTTTCAAGGCTGGGATTATGAGAAGGGAAGCAGAGGGCAGATTACATTTACCCAAGCTCTGGCCTATTCCAGCAATCCAGTGTTTATTCAGGTGGGGCTAACCCTGGGCGCGGAAAAAGTCATTACCTATGCGCAAAAATTCGGCTTCGGGCAGTCGGTCGGTTTGGCGATTAAAGACGAAGTTGGCGGCAATTTGCCCAATCCGGGGCAGGTTTATGCCGGCGATTTGGCTAATTTAAGCATTGGGCAAGGCATGCTGGAAGTGACACCGATCCAGGTTGCCTCCCTGGTGGCGACTCTGATTAATGACGGGATCAAAGTACAGCCTCGATTGGTTAAAAAGGTAGTGGAACCGGGCGGCAGGCTGCAGGAGATGCCTGCCGCCCGGGCTGGGGTCAGAGTGGTTTCCGCCAGGACAGCTTCAGCCTTACGGGAAATGATGAAAGCAGTAACATCCTATGGCACCGGCGTGGCGGCACAAGTCGATCGCTACGGTTCTGCCGGCAAAACCGGCTCTGCAGAAACCGGTAAGACGGGCGTCAGCGGGAAAAGCATCAACCATGCCTGGTTTGCCGGCTATGCGCCGTTAAATAATCCCCGCTATGTGGCGGTGGTTTTCATCGAGGAAGGGATGTCCGGTAGCGATGTGGCAGCGCCGATTTTTCGTGAAATCATGGAAAATCTCTTGCAGTAA
- a CDS encoding DUF4911 domain-containing protein gives MSNSAGTVLARLEPRHITYLSRIMEGYEYFGVVTTVDRAAGLVKIRATPDTAGDVRRILVSLPIHVELCSGQSETE, from the coding sequence ATGAGTAATTCGGCGGGAACAGTATTGGCGCGTCTGGAGCCAAGGCATATCACCTATTTGAGCCGGATTATGGAGGGGTATGAATATTTTGGCGTAGTGACCACAGTGGACCGCGCCGCCGGATTGGTAAAAATCCGGGCCACTCCTGATACTGCCGGGGATGTCAGGCGTATTTTAGTCAGCCTGCCCATTCATGTTGAGCTTTGCAGCGGACAGTCTGAAACGGAATAA
- a CDS encoding peptidase U32 family protein, with product MKKPELLAPAGNLEKLKMAFLYGADAAYLGGKAYGLRAFNDNFSEDEIAEAVAFAHNLNKKVYVTVNIFPHNEDLAGLPEYIRQLDRIGVDGLIIADAGVFRIAREAAPELPIHVSTQANNTNWSSVLFWQNLGVRRVVLARELSLEEIREIRSHVQLELEAFVHGAMCISYSGRCLMSNYFTGRDANRGECTQSCRWKYHLMEETRPGEFYPVLEDERGTYIFNSKDLCLLPHIPDLVNSGLNSFKVEGRMKSVHYVATVVKVYREAIDSFLQDPAHYTVRPEWLAELQKISHRDYTTGFVFGKTTHQDQIYWSKSYLQTHDFIGLVREYDAARGWAVVEQRNNMKIGEEIEIVQPGKPPFVQTLSAMTDQAGNSIAVAPHPQQIVMLPVSQPIVPYAMLRRKVVKPSDE from the coding sequence ATGAAAAAACCTGAACTGCTGGCGCCGGCCGGCAATCTGGAAAAACTTAAAATGGCTTTTCTCTATGGAGCGGATGCTGCCTATCTGGGGGGCAAAGCCTATGGCCTCAGAGCTTTCAATGACAATTTCTCGGAAGATGAAATCGCCGAAGCAGTGGCGTTTGCCCATAACCTAAACAAGAAAGTCTACGTTACGGTTAATATTTTTCCCCATAACGAAGATTTGGCCGGTCTGCCCGAATATATTCGGCAGCTGGACAGAATCGGCGTAGACGGTCTTATTATTGCCGATGCGGGCGTTTTTCGGATCGCTAGGGAAGCGGCGCCTGAACTTCCAATTCATGTTAGCACCCAGGCGAATAATACCAACTGGTCTTCCGTCTTATTCTGGCAGAACTTGGGAGTCCGCCGGGTGGTATTGGCCAGAGAACTGTCCCTGGAGGAAATTCGTGAAATTCGTTCTCACGTGCAGCTGGAACTGGAAGCTTTTGTCCATGGCGCCATGTGCATTTCCTATTCCGGCCGCTGTCTCATGAGCAATTATTTTACCGGCAGAGACGCCAACCGGGGTGAATGTACCCAGTCTTGCCGCTGGAAATATCATTTGATGGAGGAAACCCGTCCCGGTGAATTTTATCCGGTACTGGAAGATGAACGGGGGACCTATATCTTTAATTCAAAGGATTTGTGCCTGTTGCCGCATATCCCTGATCTGGTGAATAGCGGTCTCAACAGTTTTAAAGTCGAAGGGCGCATGAAAAGCGTTCATTATGTAGCCACGGTGGTGAAAGTCTATCGGGAAGCCATTGACAGTTTTCTGCAGGATCCGGCTCACTACACTGTCAGGCCAGAGTGGCTGGCCGAACTTCAGAAGATTTCCCACCGGGACTATACCACCGGATTCGTTTTTGGTAAAACCACTCACCAGGATCAGATATACTGGTCAAAAAGTTATTTGCAAACCCATGATTTTATCGGTCTGGTGAGAGAATATGATGCCGCACGGGGCTGGGCGGTTGTGGAACAGCGCAACAATATGAAGATCGGCGAAGAAATTGAAATAGTGCAGCCGGGAAAACCGCCATTTGTGCAGACTCTTTCAGCTATGACCGATCAGGCGGGAAATTCGATTGCGGTAGCGCCCCATCCTCAGCAAATCGTCATGCTGCCGGTTTCTCAACCCATCGTTCCTTATGCCATGCTGCGGCGAAAGGTGGTGAAACCCAGCGATGAGTAA
- a CDS encoding O-methyltransferase, with protein sequence MTDIASLLTNIRRYAQDTRVPILAAASEQVLIEVILAQKPARILEIGTAIGYSALLMAAHMPASGRIITIEKDAGRIILARQFIHQAGIDYENRITLVEGDAAQIIPGIAGPFDLVFIDAAKAQYYNYLTAVLTQLSPRAAVVADNVLFRGIVLDGQPPRRFRTIATRMKQYLDFVSRDPRFQTEIRAAGDGLSISYYQGDLV encoded by the coding sequence ATGACGGACATAGCTTCCCTTCTGACAAACATCCGGCGCTACGCTCAGGATACCCGGGTACCGATCCTGGCTGCCGCCTCGGAACAAGTCCTTATCGAAGTCATTCTTGCGCAAAAACCGGCCAGGATATTGGAAATCGGTACAGCCATAGGATATTCCGCCTTGCTGATGGCGGCCCATATGCCGGCATCAGGCCGGATTATTACGATAGAAAAGGATGCTGGCCGCATCATCCTGGCGCGACAGTTTATTCACCAGGCTGGCATAGATTATGAAAACAGGATTACCCTGGTCGAAGGCGATGCGGCGCAAATAATCCCGGGGATAGCAGGACCATTTGATTTAGTATTTATTGATGCGGCCAAGGCTCAATATTACAATTATCTGACGGCAGTGTTGACTCAGCTTTCTCCCCGGGCGGCGGTTGTGGCTGACAATGTTCTGTTTCGCGGCATAGTGCTTGACGGGCAGCCGCCCCGGCGGTTTCGCACTATTGCCACCAGGATGAAACAATATCTTGATTTTGTCAGTCGTGATCCCCGCTTTCAAACAGAAATCCGAGCAGCGGGAGACGGCCTGTCAATTTCCTATTATCAAGGGGATCTGGTATGA
- the mltG gene encoding endolytic transglycosylase MltG, whose translation MLKKIKKLRWILVGLAILISISGFLLGTVAYDLAQPVSTIIANPIIVTVKPGMSARDIGDMLYAKGLIKNVFLFRVVARIEGMENSLQAAEYAFTPNMSVQRMVKMLATGEISYRQFTIPEGYTINQIATLLEEKQLADAVKFKELAKDLAPYEYIQHRPELAFRVEGFAFPDTYKVKQGITEEQLLRMMVYQFNEQFTQAMRDKAAQMGLSIYEVIILASLVEKEAQVEADRPIIAGVFLKRLKMHMPLQSCATIQYILGYPKPELTIEDTQLPSPYNTYLHMGLPPGPIANPGIAAIQAVLNPTQTDYLYFVADSSGRHHFSKTYTEHLAAISRVSN comes from the coding sequence ATGTTGAAAAAGATAAAGAAACTTCGCTGGATTTTGGTCGGCCTGGCAATTTTGATTAGTATTTCAGGTTTTCTGCTGGGGACAGTCGCCTACGATTTAGCTCAGCCTGTCAGCACGATCATCGCCAATCCGATTATTGTAACGGTAAAACCGGGAATGTCCGCTCGCGACATAGGCGATATGCTCTATGCGAAGGGGCTGATAAAAAATGTTTTTCTCTTCCGGGTTGTAGCCAGAATCGAAGGAATGGAGAACTCACTGCAAGCGGCGGAATATGCTTTTACTCCCAACATGTCGGTGCAGCGTATGGTAAAGATGCTGGCTACAGGGGAAATCAGCTACCGGCAGTTTACCATCCCGGAGGGGTACACTATCAATCAAATTGCCACCCTTCTGGAGGAGAAACAGCTGGCCGATGCCGTCAAGTTTAAAGAATTGGCTAAAGACTTGGCACCCTACGAATATATCCAGCATAGGCCGGAGTTGGCCTTTCGGGTGGAAGGATTTGCTTTTCCCGATACCTATAAGGTAAAACAAGGGATTACAGAAGAACAATTGCTGCGGATGATGGTTTACCAGTTTAATGAACAGTTCACTCAGGCTATGCGTGACAAGGCGGCGCAAATGGGACTCTCTATTTACGAGGTGATTATCCTGGCCTCTTTGGTGGAAAAAGAGGCGCAAGTGGAGGCGGACCGCCCCATTATTGCAGGCGTATTCCTGAAACGTCTGAAAATGCATATGCCGCTGCAATCCTGCGCCACTATCCAATATATCCTGGGCTATCCCAAGCCTGAACTGACTATAGAAGATACCCAGCTTCCTTCCCCCTATAACACCTATCTTCATATGGGACTGCCTCCCGGACCTATTGCCAATCCCGGCATTGCAGCTATCCAGGCGGTCTTAAATCCGACCCAAACCGACTATCTGTATTTTGTGGCTGACAGTAGCGGCAGACATCATTTCAGTAAAACCTATACCGAACATTTAGCCGCTATAAGCAGGGTCAGCAACTGA
- a CDS encoding DUF1292 domain-containing protein has translation MADFEKDDLDEMEDDVVVVITDEDGNESYYREEMIIPVGEKKFAILVPIDTDDCDCSDDHDRNCECCGDDGDALIARIDTDENGEEIYIDPTDEEYDAVLRAYEELLDEEE, from the coding sequence ATGGCCGATTTCGAAAAGGACGACCTGGATGAAATGGAAGACGATGTAGTTGTTGTAATAACTGACGAAGATGGTAACGAAAGTTATTATCGGGAAGAAATGATCATCCCGGTAGGCGAAAAGAAGTTCGCTATATTAGTCCCGATTGATACCGATGACTGCGACTGCTCCGATGATCATGATCGTAATTGTGAGTGTTGCGGCGATGACGGGGATGCTCTGATCGCCCGTATTGATACCGATGAGAACGGTGAAGAGATCTATATTGATCCTACAGATGAAGAATATGATGCAGTGCTTCGCGCCTATGAAGAATTACTGGACGAGGAAGAATAA